The DNA segment CGCATCGGCACCAAACGAGACGCCGGAGCAATCAGGTGTTCTCTGCGAGGCGTATGATATCGGCGCTCGGCCCGAAAAGAGGTCAGCGTGATCTTCGCCTGGGCAGGCTTTACCAATGAGCGATGTATCTCAATATCCGACGGCTACACATCAAAACGGCGCCACAGCCAATCGAATAAAAAAGGGCGATGTAGAACGGATCATCGATGGGACAAGCGAAGGTGAATATAAAGGCGCCCCACGCGGCGGCAGCCATTCCCGCAGTTGACGCAGTGCCTTCGAGATCGGTAGGGGCGCCTCGCCGAATCACCAGCGCCAGTCCGACTGTGAAAGGGATCGAAAGGAGAAAGATGTTGTAGATGCAGTGCAGTCCCTGCATGGGGTTGAGGCGCGACGCCGGGAGGGGAAGCCAATCTGGCATACAAAAAAGCCAACCCGACAAGAAGGACGTTGCAATCAAACCCAGGATGAATCGCAAGCTGCCGTTTGAAGTTCCGGTAGGATCAACGGACAAAATTGTAGCTATACCACCAACTGTGCCGATCAAGCCGAGACTGAGCAACTTCCACCAAAACGACGGCAGATAAATCGCGAATGCAATGTCAGGCCGGAACATTCTCGCGCCCAGGTACAAGCCCAACTCAATGACGACCAATATTATCAGTATGCGCGCTTCACCGAAGACGTTCCGCGGCCGCACCGGCTCAAGATCTCGAGACAGATGGTCTATTAGCGTTCTAGTCTGCATTTCGTCCAACTCGCAGGAATGAAATCAGCTTTTTGATGCCGCGATGAATATTCACCTTGACCAATTCGGCCGATTGGCCGCTGACCGCAGACGCTTCTTCGATACTTAGCCCTTGCAGCTTGACGAGCCTGATAACGTCGGACTGCGCAGGACTGAGCGTCGCCAATAGCTGGTCGATAGCTCGGGCGTTTTCTACGGCCTCGCCGTGGTCGGGTATGGGAAAATCATCATCCAGTGCTTCCGTGGCCTTCGTCTTTAGCGACCGCAGCAGATCAATCCATTTGTAACGCGCGATCGCCATCAGCCAGACTTCGAATGAGCGCGAAGGATCGTATGTATGTCGCTTTAGGTGGATAGCGACCAGAACTTCCTGAACAGTGTCGTCAATCATCGCCTGGGGCAGGCGTCGCGCATAGTAGGAGCGCAAGCGGATAGCAACCTGAGACAGCAGGCGATGGTACGCCTGCGAGTTCCCATTTTGAGCGGCAGCCATCATGGCGTCCCAGGGCCTCCAGCTTCCTTCCGAAGCGGACTTGTTCCCGAGAAGGTCATCATCTACCGCGCTCGGACCCTGATGCCGGAGCGCAACTACCGTGCTTGCCAAGGACCTCTCCATCCGAGGGTGTTACATGTAGTTCGGACGAGGAGGCTTAATAGTTACAATCGACGGTCGACGAAGGAGGCATCATGGCCGTAGGGAACACAGACTAGGTTATTTGCACGCGATGCGCGCTAACCGGTCGATCGCAACTGCGGACAGTAAATAGACGCATTCGGATAGTGCTCACCGGCTTTTGCGCGCTCAGCACGGTCACTCGTTTTCC comes from the Bradyrhizobium erythrophlei genome and includes:
- a CDS encoding NrsF family protein, with protein sequence MQTRTLIDHLSRDLEPVRPRNVFGEARILIILVVIELGLYLGARMFRPDIAFAIYLPSFWWKLLSLGLIGTVGGIATILSVDPTGTSNGSLRFILGLIATSFLSGWLFCMPDWLPLPASRLNPMQGLHCIYNIFLLSIPFTVGLALVIRRGAPTDLEGTASTAGMAAAAWGAFIFTFACPIDDPFYIALFYSIGCGAVLMCSRRILRYIAHW
- a CDS encoding sigma-70 family RNA polymerase sigma factor, with the translated sequence MMAAAQNGNSQAYHRLLSQVAIRLRSYYARRLPQAMIDDTVQEVLVAIHLKRHTYDPSRSFEVWLMAIARYKWIDLLRSLKTKATEALDDDFPIPDHGEAVENARAIDQLLATLSPAQSDVIRLVKLQGLSIEEASAVSGQSAELVKVNIHRGIKKLISFLRVGRNAD